The Malus domestica chromosome 10, GDT2T_hap1 genome contains a region encoding:
- the LOC103446820 gene encoding protein C2-DOMAIN ABA-RELATED 11 isoform X1 yields the protein MVKYVRVMCRSWQISGKWKGSMADSLGLIKVTVVQGKRLVVRDFTSSDPYVVVKLGNQVAKTKVINSCLNPVWNEELSFFLKEPIGDLSLEVFDKDFLKTDDKMGHAHLSLQPIVSAARLSQILRVSSGETTLRKVVPDGENCLVKESSITSVDGEVVQSVWLRLCDVESGEIELKIKFPNAPVA from the exons ATGGTTAAATATGTCCGAGTCATGTGCAGAAGTTGGCAAATTTCTGGAAAGTGGAAAGGAAGTATGGCAGATTCATTGGGTTTGATAAAAGTTACAGTCGTGCAAGGGAAAAGACTGGTCGTCCGGGATTTCACGAGCAGCGACCCTTATGTTGTTGTCAAGTTGGGCAATCAG GTGGCAAAAACCAAGGTTATCAACAGTTGCCTCAATCCAGTTTGGAATGAAGAGCTAAGCTTCTTCCTTAAGGAGCCTATTGGAGATCTAAGTTTG GAAGTGttcgacaaagactttctgaaGACGGATGATAAGATGGGACATGCTCACCTCAGCCTTCAGCCTATAGTCTCCGCTGCTAGATTGAGCCAGATTTTGCGTGTTTCTTCAGGTGAGACAACATTAAGGAAGGTTGTCCCAGACGGTGAAAACTGCCTAGTTAAGGAAAGCTCCATCACAAGTGTAGACGGTGAGGTGGTGCAGAGTGTTTGGTTGAGGCTTTGTGATGTTGAGTCAGGGGAAATCGAACTGAAAATCAAGTTCCCTAATGCGCCGGTTGCGTAG
- the LOC103446820 gene encoding protein C2-DOMAIN ABA-RELATED 11 isoform X2: MADSLGLIKVTVVQGKRLVVRDFTSSDPYVVVKLGNQVAKTKVINSCLNPVWNEELSFFLKEPIGDLSLEVFDKDFLKTDDKMGHAHLSLQPIVSAARLSQILRVSSGETTLRKVVPDGENCLVKESSITSVDGEVVQSVWLRLCDVESGEIELKIKFPNAPVA; the protein is encoded by the exons ATGGCAGATTCATTGGGTTTGATAAAAGTTACAGTCGTGCAAGGGAAAAGACTGGTCGTCCGGGATTTCACGAGCAGCGACCCTTATGTTGTTGTCAAGTTGGGCAATCAG GTGGCAAAAACCAAGGTTATCAACAGTTGCCTCAATCCAGTTTGGAATGAAGAGCTAAGCTTCTTCCTTAAGGAGCCTATTGGAGATCTAAGTTTG GAAGTGttcgacaaagactttctgaaGACGGATGATAAGATGGGACATGCTCACCTCAGCCTTCAGCCTATAGTCTCCGCTGCTAGATTGAGCCAGATTTTGCGTGTTTCTTCAGGTGAGACAACATTAAGGAAGGTTGTCCCAGACGGTGAAAACTGCCTAGTTAAGGAAAGCTCCATCACAAGTGTAGACGGTGAGGTGGTGCAGAGTGTTTGGTTGAGGCTTTGTGATGTTGAGTCAGGGGAAATCGAACTGAAAATCAAGTTCCCTAATGCGCCGGTTGCGTAG
- the LOC103446822 gene encoding DNA oxidative demethylase ALKBH2, with translation MSLRRLKVTVGEPASPNPNVDGDDTIKAKRQTVVLGNGSEVVFIPRLISFDQAWKWFDYLDTQIAWTRPTIRVFGRSCLQPRDTCYVASPGLPQLVYSGYQPRAYSWDGHPLLKQILEAVHKALPGSSFNSLLLNRYKGGNDYVGWHSDDEKLYGSTPEIASLTLGCDREFFLKKKKPSKTVQERRDEQEPASKRIKRNHADQHSFMLKHGSLLVMRGYTQRDWMHSVPKRSKVEATRINLTFRNVLEEPGASAAK, from the exons ATGAGTTTGAGGAGGCTGAAAGTGACGGTGGGTGAACCGGCGAGCCCAAACCCTAACGTCGACGGTGACGATACCATCAAGGCCAAAAGGCAGACGGTGGTTCTGGGCAATGGAAGCGAAGTTGTGTTCATACCAAGACTGATTAGCTTCGATCAGGCTTGGAAATGGTTCGATTACCTCGACACCCAAATCGCTTGGACCCGACCCACCATTCGTGTCTTCGGCCGCTCCTGCCtccag CCTAGAGATACATGTTATGTAGCAAGCCCAGGACTTCCCCAATTGGTTTACAGCGGGTACCAGCCTCGTGCCTATTCATGGGATGGTCATCCTCTACTTAAACAAATCTTGGAAGCG GTCCATAAAGCTCTTCCTGGAAGCAGTTTTAATAGCTTGCTCTTGAATAGGTATAAAGGTGGTAATGACTATGTTGGCTGGCATTCTGATGATGAGAAGCTTTATGGTTCTACTCCTGAAATTGCATCCTTAACCCTTGGATGTGACCGTGAATtcttcttgaagaagaagaaacccagTAAAACAGTCCAAG AAAGAAGAGATGAGCAAGAACCTGCAAGTAAGCGCATAAAGAGGAATCATGCTGATCAGCACTCTTTCATGCTTAAGCATGGATCACTTTTGGTGATGAGAGGTTACACTCAAAGGGATTGGATGCACTCGGTGCCTAAGCGGTCAAAAGTAGAGGCAACTCGTATTAACCTCACCTTCAG AAATGTTCTTGAAGAACCTGGTGCGTCTGCGGCTAAGTAA